In Sphingomonas panacisoli, one genomic interval encodes:
- a CDS encoding F0F1 ATP synthase subunit A: MAGDINPMEQFEVGHLVDLKLFGYDVSFTNSALFMVVVFVLLAGFMAGGMKRQLIPGRWQAAAEGAVSFIDSMVNVNIGSGGKKFAPYIFSLFFFILFANLVGILPLAILPGLHTFAVTSHITVTAVLAFFSFGIVLLVGFWKHGLKFFSLFVPHGAPWPLLIVIVPVELISFLVRPFSLGLRLFVAMTAGHILLEVFGSFAVQGLNAGFDGSPVGFLVWFCSFAMIIGVSALELLVCAIQAYVFALLTSLYLHDAVHLH; the protein is encoded by the coding sequence ATGGCCGGCGACATCAACCCGATGGAACAGTTCGAAGTCGGCCATTTGGTCGATTTGAAGCTGTTCGGCTACGACGTCTCGTTCACCAACTCGGCGCTGTTCATGGTCGTCGTGTTCGTGCTGCTCGCCGGTTTCATGGCAGGCGGGATGAAGCGTCAGCTGATCCCCGGCCGCTGGCAGGCGGCGGCGGAAGGCGCGGTGTCGTTCATCGATTCGATGGTCAACGTGAACATCGGATCGGGCGGCAAGAAGTTCGCGCCGTATATCTTCTCGCTGTTCTTCTTCATCCTGTTCGCGAACTTGGTCGGCATTCTTCCGCTGGCGATCCTGCCCGGTCTGCATACCTTTGCGGTGACCAGTCACATCACAGTGACCGCGGTGCTGGCGTTCTTCTCGTTCGGGATCGTGCTGCTGGTCGGCTTCTGGAAGCATGGCCTGAAGTTCTTCTCGCTGTTCGTGCCGCACGGCGCGCCGTGGCCGCTGCTGATCGTGATCGTGCCGGTCGAATTGATCTCGTTCCTGGTGCGTCCGTTCTCGCTGGGTCTGCGACTGTTCGTCGCGATGACCGCTGGGCACATTCTGCTCGAAGTATTCGGCAGCTTTGCGGTGCAAGGTCTCAATGCAGGTTTTGACGGCAGTCCCGTCGGCTTCCTCGTCTGGTTCTGCAGCTTCGCGATGATCATCGGCGTCAGCGCGCTCGAACTGCTGGTCTGCGCGATCCAGGCGTACGTGTTCGCGCTGCTCACCTCGCTTTACCTCCACGACGCGGTGCATCTGCACTAA
- a CDS encoding AtpZ/AtpI family protein: MADTRQNDDLDRRIANARAVEEARTGGIPAGGPGKGYGQGSRVLMELIGAPLGGGVLGWAIDHWFTGTHWGLIVGIVLGVVVAFRNIFRISKERAE, translated from the coding sequence TTGGCCGATACCCGCCAGAACGATGACCTTGACCGCCGGATCGCGAATGCGCGCGCCGTCGAAGAGGCGCGGACGGGTGGCATACCGGCGGGCGGCCCGGGCAAGGGCTATGGCCAGGGCTCGCGCGTGCTGATGGAGCTGATCGGCGCCCCGCTCGGCGGCGGCGTGCTCGGCTGGGCGATCGATCATTGGTTTACCGGCACCCATTGGGGGCTGATCGTCGGAATCGTGCTCGGCGTCGTCGTCGCGTTCCGCAACATCTTCCGCATTTCGAAGGAGCGTGCCGAGTAA
- the radC gene encoding RadC family protein, whose amino-acid sequence MFADADGLLDHELVEYLLAVAIPRRDTKPLAKALLKEFGGIGGLLTASPEAIAQVKGMGDTSVAAIKIAHAAALRLLRAEVAAKPVLANWQALLDYLRADMAHHGNERVRVLHLNTRNMLIRDELMSEGSIDEAPVYVREVIRRAMELKSAAIILVHNHPSGDPAPSRADIDLTRSVIEAGKKLGITVHDHIIIGTKGFTSLKGQGLI is encoded by the coding sequence TTGTTCGCCGATGCCGACGGGCTACTCGATCACGAACTCGTCGAATACCTGCTGGCCGTCGCCATTCCGCGTCGCGACACCAAACCGCTGGCCAAGGCGCTGCTCAAGGAATTCGGCGGGATCGGCGGGTTGCTGACGGCGTCGCCCGAAGCGATCGCGCAGGTGAAGGGCATGGGCGACACGTCGGTCGCCGCGATCAAGATCGCGCACGCCGCCGCGCTCCGCCTGCTGCGCGCGGAGGTCGCGGCAAAGCCGGTGCTCGCGAACTGGCAGGCACTGCTCGATTATCTGCGTGCCGACATGGCGCATCACGGCAACGAACGCGTCCGCGTGCTTCACCTCAACACGCGCAACATGCTGATCCGCGACGAATTGATGAGCGAAGGATCGATCGACGAAGCGCCGGTCTATGTCCGCGAAGTCATCCGCCGCGCGATGGAGCTGAAGTCCGCGGCGATCATCCTGGTCCACAACCACCCCTCGGGCGACCCCGCGCCAAGCCGCGCCGATATCGACCTGACACGGTCGGTGATCGAAGCCGGCAAGAAGCTGGGCATCACGGTGCATGACCATATCATCATCGGCACCAAGGGTTTCACCAGCCTGAAGGGCCAGGGGCTGATCTGA
- a CDS encoding EF-hand domain-containing protein yields MLKHVLLSSAMLIAVPAFAQTAPATPPAPAAPATPAPAPAAPMTAAPAPAAPPAAAPAAPAADPAPAAPATATAPADPGAQVADVVNKEFPSYDKNGDGKLSKVEFSAWMFALRKASNPNLKDDAANKTYVAGAFATADTDKSKSVSKDELTNYLVQGQKNAPAAAPAPEPAPAPAAPPAAEPAPAPAPAPAPAPSAAPAPAPAPAPAPAEPAPPKPAK; encoded by the coding sequence GTGTTGAAACACGTGCTGTTGAGTAGTGCCATGTTGATTGCCGTGCCTGCATTTGCGCAGACTGCGCCAGCCACGCCGCCCGCACCCGCTGCGCCGGCGACCCCGGCGCCCGCGCCGGCTGCGCCGATGACGGCGGCGCCAGCCCCTGCTGCGCCGCCTGCAGCCGCGCCCGCCGCACCGGCGGCCGATCCGGCGCCGGCGGCACCCGCCACGGCTACCGCGCCGGCCGACCCCGGTGCGCAGGTCGCCGATGTAGTGAACAAGGAATTCCCGAGCTACGACAAGAACGGCGACGGCAAGCTGAGCAAGGTGGAATTCAGCGCGTGGATGTTCGCGCTGCGCAAGGCGTCGAATCCCAATCTGAAGGACGACGCGGCGAACAAGACGTACGTCGCCGGTGCGTTCGCGACCGCCGACACCGACAAGTCGAAGAGCGTGTCGAAGGACGAGCTGACCAATTATCTGGTACAGGGCCAGAAGAATGCGCCGGCCGCGGCGCCTGCGCCTGAGCCCGCCCCGGCACCGGCAGCTCCGCCGGCGGCCGAACCCGCACCGGCTCCCGCGCCAGCCCCGGCTCCCGCCCCATCGGCGGCACCCGCGCCGGCTCCCGCACCAGCTCCAGCGCCCGCCGAACCGGCGCCGCCCAAGCCGGCCAAGTAA
- the purB gene encoding adenylosuccinate lyase → MVPRYSRPEMTAIWTPEARFRIWFEIEAHATDALADLGVVPKGAAASLWKWWNTNPTIDVAAIDAIEAVTKHDVIAFLTWVAENVGDDARFMHQGMTSSDVLDTCLAVQLRDAADILIADLDALLAVLKRRAEEHKLTPTIGRSHGIHAEPVTFGLKLAQAYAEFDRNRARLVAARADIATCAISGAVGTFANIDPRVEAHVAEKLGLTVEPVSTQVIPRDRHAMFFATLGVIAGSIERLATEIRHLQRTEVLEAEEYFSPGQKGSSAMPHKRNPVLTENLTGLARMVRGYVTPALENVALWHERDISHSSVERYIGPDATITLDFALGRLTGVIDKLLIYPKRMAKNLNKMGGLVNSQRVLLALTQAGVSREDSYRLVQRNAMKVWESDGQLSLLDLLKADPEVTAALSPAEIEEKFDLDYHLKHVDTIFARVFGG, encoded by the coding sequence ATGGTCCCGCGCTATTCCCGTCCCGAGATGACCGCGATCTGGACGCCCGAAGCGCGCTTCCGGATCTGGTTCGAGATCGAGGCCCATGCGACCGATGCGCTGGCCGATCTCGGCGTGGTGCCGAAAGGAGCCGCCGCCTCGCTCTGGAAATGGTGGAACACCAACCCGACGATCGACGTCGCCGCGATCGACGCGATCGAGGCGGTGACCAAGCACGACGTCATCGCGTTCCTGACTTGGGTCGCGGAGAATGTCGGCGACGATGCACGCTTCATGCATCAGGGGATGACGTCGAGCGACGTGCTCGACACGTGCCTGGCCGTCCAGTTGCGCGACGCTGCCGACATCCTGATCGCCGATCTCGATGCGCTACTCGCGGTGCTCAAGCGGCGGGCCGAGGAGCACAAGCTCACCCCGACGATCGGCCGCAGCCACGGCATCCACGCGGAGCCGGTGACCTTCGGGCTCAAACTCGCGCAAGCCTATGCCGAATTCGACCGCAACCGCGCGCGGCTGGTCGCGGCGCGCGCCGACATCGCAACCTGCGCGATTTCGGGCGCGGTCGGCACCTTCGCCAACATCGACCCGCGCGTCGAAGCGCATGTCGCCGAGAAGCTTGGTCTGACGGTCGAGCCCGTCTCGACCCAGGTCATCCCGCGCGACCGCCATGCGATGTTCTTCGCGACGCTGGGCGTCATCGCCGGGTCGATCGAACGCCTCGCGACCGAAATCCGCCACCTCCAGCGCACCGAAGTGCTCGAAGCGGAGGAATATTTCTCGCCCGGGCAAAAGGGCTCGTCGGCGATGCCGCACAAGCGCAACCCGGTGCTGACCGAAAACCTGACCGGTCTGGCGCGGATGGTGCGCGGCTACGTCACCCCGGCGCTCGAGAACGTGGCGTTATGGCACGAGCGCGACATCAGTCATTCGTCGGTGGAGCGCTATATCGGCCCCGACGCGACGATCACGCTCGATTTCGCGCTGGGCCGGCTGACCGGCGTCATCGACAAACTGCTTATCTATCCAAAACGGATGGCCAAAAATCTCAACAAGATGGGCGGACTCGTCAATTCGCAACGCGTCCTGCTTGCGCTGACCCAAGCCGGCGTCAGCCGCGAAGATTCCTATCGTCTGGTTCAGCGCAACGCGATGAAAGTGTGGGAATCGGACGGGCAATTGTCGCTGCTCGACTTGCTCAAGGCCGATCCCGAAGTCACCGCCGCGCTGTCGCCCGCCGAGATCGAGGAGAAATTCGATCTCGATTACCATTTGAAGCATGTCGATACGATCTTCGCGCGCGTCTTCGGCGGCTGA
- a CDS encoding DUF1800 domain-containing protein, which translates to MDTLLFDTSGAGLDDDHLQDDVIPVADRLQTVTVLASALALAACGDGGGGSTGSAGTPTPPPVVVTPLTESQASRFLGQATMGATRTTIDGLISRGIDGWLTDQFAMARATTHYDWLVANGYNAAANINSQNGFDTTMWRQLIVEPDQLRQRVGMALLDMLVVGIGGVNTSWVQFSTAAYVDVLLNNAFGNFRDIMDGITTNVAMGSFLTFLGNRKANTASGSEPDENYARELMQLFTIGLYQLNMDGTLVQSGGNPVETYKPADVSGLARVFTGLNYSSSDNTTPDRMKAPMTMQASINETGTASFLGTSTSGGGMAAIKVALDTIFAHANVPPFVSKQLIQRLVTSNPSPAYVGRVSAAFANNGAGVRGDMKAVIKAILTDSEARDDTALTAANAGKIREPIMRLTGWARAFGVNSPANTWPFGDTSSTSTRIGQSPGRSPSVFNFFRPGYSPPATAISAAGLVAPEFQITNEQSVVAYINYFQSIVANGAGDAKPDYTTILTKASDSAALVAEVNTVLAAGQLSTATQASIKTAVDSISATATNGPINRVGVAILLTLASPDFLTVK; encoded by the coding sequence GTGGATACATTGCTTTTCGACACGTCGGGCGCGGGGCTCGACGATGATCACCTTCAGGACGACGTGATCCCGGTCGCCGATCGGCTACAGACCGTTACGGTGCTGGCGTCGGCGCTAGCACTCGCCGCGTGCGGCGACGGCGGCGGCGGCTCGACCGGAAGCGCTGGAACGCCGACACCGCCACCGGTCGTCGTCACGCCGCTTACCGAATCCCAGGCCAGCCGCTTCCTCGGCCAAGCGACGATGGGCGCGACCCGGACGACGATCGACGGCCTGATCTCGCGCGGAATCGACGGCTGGCTGACCGATCAGTTCGCGATGGCGCGCGCGACGACGCATTACGACTGGCTGGTCGCCAACGGCTACAACGCCGCCGCCAACATCAACAGCCAGAACGGTTTCGACACGACGATGTGGCGCCAGCTGATCGTCGAGCCCGACCAGCTGCGCCAGCGCGTCGGCATGGCGTTGCTCGACATGCTCGTCGTCGGGATCGGCGGCGTGAACACCAGCTGGGTGCAGTTTTCGACCGCCGCCTATGTCGACGTGCTGCTCAACAACGCGTTCGGCAATTTCCGCGACATCATGGACGGTATCACGACCAACGTCGCGATGGGATCGTTCCTGACCTTCCTCGGCAACCGCAAGGCCAACACGGCGAGCGGGTCGGAGCCCGACGAGAATTACGCGCGCGAGCTGATGCAGCTGTTCACGATCGGGCTCTACCAGCTCAACATGGACGGCACGTTGGTCCAGTCGGGCGGCAATCCGGTCGAGACGTACAAGCCCGCCGACGTCAGCGGGCTGGCCCGCGTGTTCACCGGGCTCAACTATTCGAGTTCCGACAACACGACGCCCGACCGAATGAAGGCGCCGATGACGATGCAGGCGTCGATCAACGAGACCGGTACCGCCAGCTTCCTCGGCACCAGCACATCGGGCGGGGGGATGGCGGCGATCAAGGTCGCGCTCGACACGATTTTCGCGCACGCCAACGTGCCGCCGTTCGTGTCGAAGCAGCTGATCCAACGGCTCGTCACCAGCAACCCCTCGCCGGCTTATGTCGGCCGCGTGTCGGCGGCGTTTGCGAATAACGGTGCGGGTGTGCGCGGCGACATGAAGGCGGTGATCAAGGCGATCCTGACCGACAGCGAAGCGCGCGACGACACCGCGCTGACCGCGGCCAATGCCGGCAAGATTCGCGAGCCGATCATGCGGCTGACCGGCTGGGCGCGCGCGTTCGGGGTCAATTCGCCGGCCAATACCTGGCCGTTCGGCGACACCAGCAGCACATCGACCCGGATCGGGCAATCACCCGGCCGGAGCCCTAGCGTCTTCAACTTCTTCCGCCCCGGTTACTCGCCGCCCGCGACAGCGATCTCGGCGGCCGGGCTGGTCGCGCCCGAATTCCAGATCACCAACGAACAGTCGGTGGTCGCGTACATCAACTATTTTCAGAGCATCGTCGCCAACGGTGCGGGCGACGCCAAGCCCGACTATACGACGATCCTGACCAAGGCGTCGGACAGCGCCGCCTTGGTGGCCGAGGTCAACACAGTGCTTGCCGCGGGCCAGCTGAGCACCGCAACCCAAGCGTCGATCAAGACGGCGGTCGACAGCATTTCCGCCACCGCCACCAACGGCCCGATCAACCGCGTGGGCGTCGCCATCCTGCTGACGCTGGCGTCCCCCGATTTCCTGACGGTGAAGTGA
- a CDS encoding DUF1501 domain-containing protein → MSCFEHDQSRRAFLKRGAALGLAGVATPFVTSLAAIGEAAAAVTADYKALVCVFLYGGNDYANTLPPYDQASYNLYQAARSNIALDRATLAATLLNPATALPGGRQYALAPTMASLMPLFNAGKLAVALNVGTLVQPTTKAQYNANSVKLPPKLFSHNDQQSYFQASNPEGATTGWGGRIGDLFQSGNGSSTLTCINTSGNAVYLTGSSAVQYAVGTGGPIALINNSNTLYSSATAMSTLKSMITGPSTNILANEHAKVTKRALDTYTQLSGALTSAPAANFPLFPTGNSLADQLKMVARMISVSSELGAKRQVFFVSLGGFDMHDFLVRDHGPLMGRVADAMKAFYDTTAALGVADKVTTFTASDFGRTLQSNDDGSDHGWGSMHFVMGGAVNGQKFYGTPPAVGNGTPDDVGQGRLLPTISVDQYAATLASWFGVTSGQMTTVLPNMGNYNPSTWNLGFV, encoded by the coding sequence ATGAGCTGTTTCGAACACGATCAGTCGCGCCGCGCTTTCCTGAAGCGTGGTGCCGCGCTCGGCCTCGCCGGCGTCGCGACGCCCTTCGTCACCAGCCTCGCCGCGATCGGCGAAGCGGCGGCCGCGGTCACGGCCGACTATAAGGCGCTGGTCTGCGTCTTCCTGTACGGCGGCAACGACTACGCCAACACGCTGCCGCCCTATGATCAGGCAAGCTACAATCTCTACCAAGCAGCGCGGTCGAACATCGCGCTCGACCGTGCGACGCTGGCGGCAACGTTGCTGAACCCCGCGACCGCGCTACCGGGCGGGCGGCAATATGCGCTCGCCCCGACGATGGCCTCGCTGATGCCGTTGTTCAATGCCGGCAAGCTGGCGGTGGCACTCAACGTCGGCACGCTCGTTCAGCCGACGACTAAAGCGCAATATAACGCCAATTCGGTCAAGCTGCCGCCCAAATTGTTCAGTCACAACGACCAGCAGAGCTATTTCCAGGCGTCGAACCCCGAAGGCGCGACGACGGGCTGGGGCGGACGCATCGGCGACCTGTTCCAGTCGGGCAACGGCTCGTCGACGCTGACGTGCATCAACACCAGCGGCAACGCGGTGTACCTCACCGGCAGCAGCGCGGTGCAATACGCCGTCGGCACCGGCGGCCCGATCGCGTTGATCAACAACAGCAACACGCTCTACAGCTCGGCGACGGCGATGAGCACGCTCAAGTCGATGATCACGGGCCCGTCGACCAACATCCTGGCCAACGAACACGCCAAGGTGACCAAGCGCGCGCTCGACACGTACACGCAGCTGAGCGGCGCGCTGACGAGCGCCCCCGCGGCCAACTTCCCGCTCTTCCCGACCGGCAACAGCCTGGCCGATCAGCTCAAGATGGTCGCGCGGATGATTTCGGTGTCGTCCGAACTCGGCGCCAAGCGTCAGGTGTTCTTCGTGTCATTGGGCGGCTTCGACATGCACGACTTCCTCGTGCGCGATCACGGACCCCTGATGGGCCGCGTCGCGGATGCGATGAAGGCATTTTACGACACCACCGCCGCGCTGGGCGTCGCCGACAAGGTCACGACGTTCACTGCGAGCGATTTCGGCCGCACGCTGCAATCGAACGACGACGGCTCCGACCATGGCTGGGGCAGCATGCACTTCGTGATGGGCGGTGCGGTCAACGGCCAGAAATTCTATGGCACGCCGCCCGCCGTGGGCAACGGCACGCCGGACGATGTCGGTCAGGGGCGGCTGCTACCGACGATCTCGGTCGATCAATATGCCGCGACGCTAGCGAGCTGGTTCGGTGTGACCAGCGGCCAGATGACGACGGTGCTGCCGAACATGGGCAACTACAATCCTTCGACATGGAATCTCGGGTTCGTCTGA
- the dnaJ gene encoding molecular chaperone DnaJ has translation MSTEVDYYELLEVERTADDATIKASYRKLAMKFHPDRNAGCKDNEAKFKAVSEAYDCLKDPQKRAAYDRFGHAAFQQGGPGGFGGGQDFGGFSDIFESVFGEFMGGRGGGQRGPQRGADLRYDMEITLEDAFHGKAEEITVDVAGMCDACHGSGAKPGTSAKTCGTCAGHGKVRAQQGFFVVERTCPSCHGAGEVIADPCKSCRGEGRVEKTKTLTVNIPAGVDEGTRVRLTGEGEAGPRGAPAGDLYIFLHVKRHAIFQREGTTLFANAPISFTTAALGGAITIPGPDGERHEIKIPAGVQSGREVRQRGAGMPVLQGKGRGDLVVRIAVETPTKLTAKQRELLEEFRCTETGDECPQSQGFFQKVKKAVGG, from the coding sequence ATGAGTACCGAAGTCGATTATTACGAGCTGCTGGAGGTCGAGCGGACCGCCGACGACGCGACGATCAAGGCGTCGTATCGCAAGCTAGCGATGAAATTCCATCCGGATCGCAACGCCGGGTGCAAAGACAACGAAGCCAAGTTCAAGGCGGTCAGCGAAGCCTATGACTGTCTGAAGGATCCGCAGAAGCGCGCCGCCTACGATCGCTTCGGTCACGCCGCGTTCCAGCAGGGCGGGCCTGGCGGATTCGGCGGCGGCCAGGATTTCGGCGGTTTCTCCGATATTTTCGAAAGCGTGTTCGGCGAGTTCATGGGCGGCCGCGGCGGTGGCCAGCGCGGACCCCAGCGCGGCGCCGATCTGCGTTACGACATGGAAATCACGCTGGAGGACGCCTTCCACGGCAAGGCGGAGGAGATCACCGTCGATGTCGCCGGCATGTGCGACGCGTGCCACGGATCGGGCGCCAAGCCGGGCACCAGCGCCAAGACCTGCGGCACCTGCGCGGGCCATGGCAAGGTCCGCGCGCAGCAGGGCTTCTTCGTGGTCGAGCGCACCTGTCCGTCGTGCCATGGCGCGGGCGAAGTGATTGCCGATCCCTGCAAATCGTGCCGTGGCGAGGGTCGCGTCGAAAAGACCAAGACGCTGACCGTCAACATCCCGGCCGGTGTCGACGAAGGCACGCGGGTCCGGTTGACCGGCGAGGGTGAGGCTGGGCCGCGCGGCGCACCGGCTGGCGACCTCTACATTTTCCTGCACGTGAAGCGCCACGCCATCTTCCAGCGCGAGGGCACGACGTTGTTCGCGAACGCGCCGATCAGCTTCACGACGGCGGCACTAGGCGGGGCGATCACGATCCCCGGCCCGGACGGCGAACGCCACGAAATCAAGATTCCCGCCGGCGTCCAGTCGGGCAGAGAGGTGCGTCAGCGCGGTGCCGGTATGCCCGTGCTGCAGGGCAAGGGCCGCGGCGACTTGGTCGTCCGCATCGCGGTCGAGACGCCGACGAAACTGACGGCGAAGCAGCGCGAATTGCTCGAGGAATTTCGCTGCACCGAAACGGGCGACGAATGCCCGCAATCGCAGGGCTTTTTCCAGAAGGTCAAGAAAGCGGTCGGCGGCTGA
- the dnaK gene encoding molecular chaperone DnaK, with amino-acid sequence MAKVIGIDLGTTNSCVAVMEGGKPKVIENAEGARTTPSIVAFAKDGERLIGQPAKRQAVTNPDSTVFAVKRLIGRRFDDPITKKDTELVPYAIVKGGNGDAWVKAGGTDYSPSQISAFILQKMKETAESYLGETVTQAVITVPAYFNDAQRQATKDAGQIAGLEVLRIINEPTAAALAYGLEKQDGKTIAVYDLGGGTFDISVLEIGDGVFEVKATNGDTFLGGEDFDNKLLNFLAEDFKKAEGIDLTKDKLALQRLKEAAEKAKIELSSAASTEVNLPFITADANGPKHLVKTITRADLEKLVEDLIKRTLDPCKKALADAGVKASDISEVVLVGGMTRMPRVREIVKDFFGKEPHTGVNPDEVVAMGAAIQAGVLQGDVKDVLLLDVTPLSLGIETLGGVFTRMIDRNTTIPTKKAQTYSTADDNQQAVTIRVFQGEREMAADNKLLGQFDLVGIPPASRGVPQIEVTFDIDANGLVNVSAKDKGTGKEQQIRIQASGGLSDSDIEQMVRDAEAFAEDDKKRRDAAEAKNNAESLIHTTERQLADNGDKVDASLKGEIEAAIAETKTAVEGGDPEAMKEKASALAQVAMKLGQAIYEKQAAEEASPAADGAAAGSEAGGEDVVDAEFSEVDDTKA; translated from the coding sequence ATGGCAAAAGTAATCGGTATCGATCTCGGCACGACCAACAGCTGCGTTGCTGTCATGGAGGGCGGCAAGCCCAAGGTGATCGAGAATGCGGAAGGCGCGCGCACCACGCCGTCGATCGTCGCCTTCGCCAAGGACGGCGAGCGGCTGATCGGCCAGCCGGCCAAGCGCCAGGCGGTGACCAATCCCGACTCGACCGTGTTTGCGGTGAAGCGCTTGATCGGCCGCCGTTTCGACGACCCGATCACCAAGAAGGACACCGAGCTGGTTCCGTACGCCATCGTCAAGGGTGGCAATGGCGACGCTTGGGTCAAGGCCGGCGGCACCGACTATTCGCCGTCGCAGATTTCGGCCTTCATCCTCCAGAAGATGAAGGAAACCGCCGAATCGTATCTCGGCGAGACCGTGACGCAGGCGGTGATCACCGTTCCCGCTTACTTCAACGACGCGCAGCGCCAGGCGACCAAGGATGCCGGCCAGATTGCGGGTCTGGAAGTGCTGCGCATCATCAACGAGCCGACCGCGGCCGCGCTCGCTTATGGGCTGGAGAAGCAGGACGGCAAGACGATCGCGGTCTATGACCTCGGCGGCGGCACGTTCGATATCTCCGTCCTCGAGATCGGCGACGGCGTGTTCGAGGTGAAGGCCACCAACGGCGACACCTTCCTGGGCGGCGAGGATTTCGACAACAAGCTGCTCAACTTCCTGGCCGAAGACTTCAAGAAGGCCGAAGGCATCGACCTGACCAAGGACAAGCTCGCGCTGCAGCGGCTGAAGGAAGCCGCGGAAAAGGCGAAGATCGAGTTGTCGTCGGCGGCATCGACTGAGGTCAACCTGCCCTTCATCACCGCCGATGCCAACGGGCCGAAGCATCTGGTGAAGACGATCACCCGCGCCGACCTGGAAAAGTTGGTCGAGGATCTGATCAAGCGCACGCTCGATCCCTGCAAGAAGGCGTTGGCCGATGCCGGCGTCAAGGCGAGCGACATCAGCGAGGTCGTGTTGGTCGGCGGCATGACGCGCATGCCGCGCGTGCGTGAAATCGTGAAGGACTTCTTCGGCAAGGAGCCGCACACCGGCGTCAACCCGGACGAAGTCGTCGCGATGGGCGCCGCGATCCAGGCCGGCGTGCTGCAGGGCGACGTCAAGGACGTGCTGCTGCTCGACGTAACGCCGCTGTCGCTCGGCATCGAGACGCTGGGCGGCGTGTTCACCCGCATGATCGACCGCAACACGACGATCCCGACCAAGAAGGCGCAGACCTACTCGACCGCTGACGACAATCAGCAGGCGGTGACGATCCGCGTGTTCCAGGGCGAGCGCGAAATGGCGGCGGACAACAAGCTGCTGGGTCAGTTCGACTTGGTCGGCATCCCGCCCGCGTCGCGCGGCGTGCCGCAGATCGAGGTTACGTTCGACATCGACGCGAACGGCCTGGTCAACGTGTCCGCCAAGGACAAGGGCACCGGCAAGGAGCAGCAGATCCGCATTCAGGCCTCGGGCGGTCTGTCGGATTCGGACATCGAACAGATGGTGCGCGATGCGGAAGCATTCGCCGAGGACGACAAGAAGCGTCGTGACGCGGCCGAAGCCAAGAACAACGCGGAAAGCCTGATCCATACGACGGAGCGCCAGCTCGCCGACAATGGTGACAAGGTCGATGCGTCGCTGAAGGGTGAGATCGAGGCGGCGATCGCCGAGACCAAGACCGCGGTCGAGGGTGGCGATCCCGAAGCGATGAAGGAAAAGGCCTCGGCGCTGGCGCAGGTCGCGATGAAGCTCGGCCAGGCGATCTACGAGAAGCAGGCGGCCGAGGAAGCCTCGCCCGCGGCCGACGGTGCAGCAGCCGGCAGCGAAGCCGGTGGCGAAGATGTGGTCGATGCGGAATTCTCCGAAGTCGACGACACCAAGGCTTGA
- a CDS encoding copper chaperone PCu(A)C yields the protein MKTGLLVPVLVVLTACQQQAAPSVDKPWVRLSAVPGNPSAAYFTLKGGARDETLVAVEAPGAQRAEMHESVGNNGMTSMAPIKLVAVRAGDTVTFAPGGKHVMLFGVKPQVQPGTTTLLSFTFANGPKVVVHARVVGAGDPAPGD from the coding sequence ATGAAGACCGGACTGCTCGTCCCCGTACTCGTCGTGCTGACGGCGTGTCAGCAGCAGGCGGCGCCGTCGGTCGACAAGCCCTGGGTTCGGCTGAGCGCGGTTCCCGGCAACCCGTCGGCCGCCTATTTCACGCTGAAAGGCGGCGCGCGGGACGAGACGCTGGTCGCGGTCGAGGCGCCCGGTGCGCAGCGCGCGGAGATGCACGAAAGTGTGGGCAACAACGGCATGACGTCGATGGCGCCGATCAAGCTCGTCGCGGTGCGTGCGGGCGATACCGTCACCTTCGCGCCCGGCGGCAAGCATGTCATGCTGTTCGGCGTGAAGCCGCAGGTGCAACCCGGCACGACGACGCTGCTGAGCTTTACCTTCGCCAATGGCCCGAAGGTCGTCGTTCATGCCCGCGTCGTCGGCGCAGGCGATCCGGCTCCGGGCGATTGA
- a CDS encoding vgr related protein, whose protein sequence is MARSMFGDAIDYAPVRIVLGKWAFFQPRDVVMSPRGRIHFHPHGTAYCDDFSHAGINAQGLFVHEMTHIWQHQSGIFLPLKRVPWARYDYAVKPGWTLKKYGLEQQAEIVRHAFLIGLGASFAGAPPLSQLRTILPFQPPHRHDPGVA, encoded by the coding sequence ATGGCGCGGTCGATGTTCGGCGACGCGATCGACTATGCGCCGGTTCGCATCGTGCTCGGCAAATGGGCGTTCTTCCAACCGCGCGACGTCGTGATGAGCCCGCGCGGGCGAATTCATTTCCATCCCCACGGCACCGCCTATTGCGACGATTTCAGTCATGCCGGGATCAACGCGCAAGGCCTGTTCGTCCACGAGATGACGCATATCTGGCAGCATCAATCAGGCATCTTCCTGCCGCTCAAGCGCGTCCCCTGGGCGCGCTACGATTATGCGGTGAAGCCAGGTTGGACCCTGAAGAAATACGGCCTCGAACAGCAGGCCGAGATCGTCCGCCATGCTTTCCTGATCGGCTTGGGCGCGTCGTTCGCCGGCGCCCCGCCGCTGTCGCAATTGCGGACCATCCTGCCTTTCCAGCCGCCGCACCGGCACGATCCGGGGGTGGCGTAG